From a single Ascaphus truei isolate aAscTru1 chromosome 2, aAscTru1.hap1, whole genome shotgun sequence genomic region:
- the LOC142487247 gene encoding uncharacterized protein LOC142487247, with protein MEKMRTEQSCNIPMNMTENASFNPSKQLINIVTASHSQKYILAAATGKDLGETEKSLTCLSDQNLQKRTQTGERLHECGECGKGFSKSSNLKIHMRTHTGERPHVCGECGKGFSVLSDLRNHKRTHTGETPHVCGECGKGFSVSSSLNIHKRTHTGERPHVCGECGKGFSVLSDLRIHNRTHTGERPYVCGECGKGFSQLSNLDTHKRTHTGERPHVCGECGKGFSVLYDLRKHKRTHTGERPYVCGECGKGFSQLSHLNTHMITHTGERPHVCGECGKGFSQSSSLGIHKRRHTGERPHVCGECGKGFIQSYNLKTHMRTHTGERPHVCVECGKGFIVSSSLNTHMRTHTGERPHVCGECGKGFSQLSNLDSHMRTHTGERPHVCGECGKGFSQLSNLYTHKRTHTGERPHVCGDCGKGFIVFSKLRKHKRTHTGERPHLCRECGKGFSQLFNLQKHMRTHTGERPHVCGECGKGFIALFHLNTHKRTHTQERPHVCGNVGRDLMCYSA; from the coding sequence atggaaaagatgaggacagaacaatcttgcaacattccaatgaatatgacagaaaatgcatctttcaacccGTCAAAGCAATTAATAAACAttgtaactgcttctcattcccaaaaatatatattagcagctgccacaggaaaagatcttggagaaacAGAGAAGAGTCTAACTTGTTTATCAGACCAGAACCTACAGAAGAGGACACAGACCGGGGAGAGACTGCAtgaatgtggggaatgtgggaagggatttagtaagTCGTCCAACCTGAAaatacacatgaggacacacacaggggagagaccgcatgtatgtggggaatgtgggaagggatttagtgtcttATCCGATCTAAGGaatcacaagaggacacacactggggagacacctcatgtatgtggggaatgtgggaaaggatttagtgtgtcatccagcctcaacatacacaagaggacacacacaggggagagaccccatgtatgtggggaatgtgggaagggatttagtgtcttATCCGATCTAAGGATACacaacaggacacacacaggggaaagaccgtatgtatgtggggaatgtgggaagggatttagtcagttatccaacctggacacacacaagaggacacacacaggggagagaccgcatgtatgtggggaatgtgggaagggatttagtgtcttATACGATCTAaggaaacacaagaggacacacacaggtgagagaccgtatgtatgtggggaatgtgggaagggatttagtcagttatcccacctgaacacacatatgataacgcacacaggggagagaccgcatgtatgtggggaatgtgggaagggatttagtcagtcatCCAGCCTGGGCATACACAAGAggagacacacaggggagagaccgcatgtatgtggggaatgtgggaagggatttattcAGTCATACAACCTGAAAACACACAtgcggacacacacaggggagagaccgcatgtatgtgtggaatgtgggaagggatttattgtgtcatccagcctgaacacacacatgaggacacacacaggggagagaccgcatgtatgtggtgaatgtgggaagggatttagtcagttatccaacctggactcacacatgaggacacacacaggggagagaccgcatgtatgtggtgaatgtgggaaaggatttagtcagttatccaacctgtacacacacaagaggacacacacaggggagagaccgcatgtatgtggggactgtgggaagggatttattgTCTTCTCCAAACTAaggaaacacaagaggacacacacaggggagagaccgcatttatgtagggaatgtgggaagggatttagtcagttatttAACCTGCAgaaacacatgaggacacacacaggggagagaccgcatgtatgtggggaatgtgggaagggatttattgCGTTAttccacctgaacacacacaagaggacacacacacaggagagaccgcatgtatgtgggaatgtgggaagggatttaatgTGTTACTCAGCCTAA